Proteins from one Ipomoea triloba cultivar NCNSP0323 chromosome 1, ASM357664v1 genomic window:
- the LOC115997242 gene encoding tyrosine decarboxylase 1-like, whose product MGTVKNIQSELDDERIFNTTSSLLLDPEEFRRQGHMVVDFLADYFHNVGKYPVRSQVEPGYLRKTLPEAAPNTPEPLENILRDVYKDILPGITHWQSPNFFAYFPCISSTPGILGEILSSGLNVVGFNWIASPAATELESIVMDWFGKLLRLPTSFLFSGGGGGVLQGTTCEAMVCTIVAAREKMLGKIGRDNFGKLVVYSSDQTHFSLKKAAQIAGINPHNIRVIETTKADLFALSPEALQSSILCDIEQGLIPLYLCATLGTTATTAVDPIRRLCEIAGENDIWVHIDGAYAGSACICSEYQHYLDGVENADSFSLNSHKWLFSTLDCCCLWVKHPTDLTKALSTNPECLRNNATESKQVVDYKDWQIALSRRFRALKLWIIFRSYGVANLRNFIRGAVNMAKGFEGLVAKDERFEIMVPRNFSLVCFRVSPTAIEKHLKASHGDEGVNEFNAKVLEAINSSGEVFMTHAVVGGVYMMRFAVGAPLTEFRHVEMAWKVIQDHATSMLNDAA is encoded by the coding sequence ATGGGTACCGTCAAGAACATCCAATCTGAGCTTGATGATGAGCGCATCTTCAACACCACAAGTAGTCTACTTTTGGATCCTGAAGAGTTCAGGAGACAAGGACACATGGTGGTTGATTTCCTTGCTGATTACTTTCACAACGTCGGCAAGTATCCGGTCCGCAGCCAAGTTGAACCGGGCTATCTCCGGAAAACTCTACCGGAAGCTGCCCCCAATACCCCGGAACCCCTTGAAAACATCCTCCGGGATGTCTACAAGGATATACTTCCTGGGATTACCCATTGGCAAAGTCCTAATTTCTTTGCTTACTTTCCTTGCATCTCTAGCACCCCCGGCATTCTCGGCGAAATCCTTAGTTCTGGCCTCAACGTCGTCGGCTTTAACTGGATAGCATCGCCGGCGGCCACCGAGCTCGAGAGCATTGTGATGGATTGGTTTGGGAAGTTGCTAAGACTTCCCACTTCTTTCCTTTTCTCCGGCGGCGGTGGAGGGGTACTCCAAGGCACCACATGCGAAGCCATGGTGTGCACTATTGTGGCCGCTAGGGAAAAAATGTTGGGCAAGATTGGGAGAGACAACTTTGGGAAGCTTGTTGTCTATTCATCCGATCAAACACACTTTTCACTAAAAAAGGCCGCACAGATTGCCGGCATAAACCCCCACAACATTCGTGTCATCGAGACTACTAAAGCTGACCTGTTTGCTTTATCCCCAGAAGCACTTCAATCCTCTATTCTCTGTGACATAGAACAAGGCCTAATCCCCTTGTATTTATGCGCTACGCTAGGGACAACAGCAACAACCGCCGTCGATCCGATACGGCGGCTCTGCGAAATCGCTGGCGAAAACGACATATGGGTGCACATAGACGGGGCGTATGCAGGAAGTGCATGTATTTGCTCAGAATATCAGCATTATCTTGATGGGGTCGAAAATGCAGATTCTTTCAGCCTTAATTCACATAAATGGTTGTTTTCAACGTTGGATTGTTGTTGCCTCTGGGTTAAGCATCCAACGGATCTAACAAAGGCTTTGTCTACCAACCCCGAGTGCTTGAGGAACAACGCCACCGAGTCGAAGCAAGTGGTTGATTATAAAGACTGGCAAATCGCATTGAGCCGACGCTTTAGAGCACTAAAATTGTGGATAATTTTCAGGAGTTATGGCGTGGCAAATCTCAGAAACTTCATTCGTGGAGCGGTGAATATGGCGAAAGGTTTTGAAGGGCTTGTTGCCAAGGACGAGAGGTTTGAGATTATGGTTCCAAGGAATTTTTCTTTGGTTTGCTTTAGAGTGTCGCCAACGGCAATTGAGAAGCATCTCAAGGCTTCACATGGGGATGAAGGAGTGAATGAGTTCAATGCGAAGGTGTTGGAGGCTATAAATTCAAGCGGGGAAGTTTTTATGACTCATGCAGTGGTGGGAGGAGTGTATATGATGAGGTTCGCCGTCGGGGCACCATTAACCGAATTCCGGCATGTGGAAATGGCTTGGAAGGTGATTCAAGACCATGCAACTTCTATGCTCAATGATGCAGCTTAA